The DNA window GCCCTACCAAATGCAAATGATCCAGACATTAATGAATGGATGGATGAACTAACTAAAATAAATCCTAATTCTAACTCAATATTAATAGGACACTCTAGAGGAGGCGTTGCAACACTTAGATGGCTAGAAAAACAAACCACCTAAACAACCAACCTTTTAGAATTTTCAG is part of the Candidatus Woesearchaeota archaeon genome and encodes:
- a CDS encoding alpha/beta hydrolase, translated to MNIILIQGKDANPTQKWYPWLETQIKQKSLEYKAPALPNANDPDINEWMDELTKINPNSNSILIGHSRGGVATLRWLEKQTT